One Telluria mixta DNA window includes the following coding sequences:
- the ftsA gene encoding cell division protein FtsA — translation MTKDAKNLIVGLDIGTSKVVAVVAEVMADGRHEVIGLGQHESKGLKKGVVVNIEATVESIQRALEEAELMADCKIRNVYAGIAGSHIRSFNSSGMVAIKDKEVTATDVARVIETAKAVNIPTDQQLLHTVPQEFIVDNQEDVREPIGMSGIRLEVRVHIVTGAVSAVQNIVKCVRRCGLEVSDLILQPMASADSVLTNDEKELGVVLIDIGGGTTDIAVFSDGAIRHTAVIPIAGDQITSDIAMALRTPTGEAEEIKIRYGVAKQVLADPGESLEVPGLGDRGPRALSRQALAAVIEPRVEELFAMVHQVVRESGYEGVLSSGIVLTGGSSIMPGMIEMAEDIFLKPARLGTPEYRGQLADVVRSPRYATVLGLLLEAKKQYLRGHIVTRQDGSVKAVWQRMKEWFLGNF, via the coding sequence ATGACAAAAGACGCGAAGAACCTGATCGTCGGCCTCGACATCGGTACCTCGAAGGTGGTGGCGGTGGTGGCCGAGGTGATGGCCGATGGGCGCCACGAGGTGATCGGACTGGGCCAGCACGAGTCCAAGGGTTTGAAGAAAGGCGTTGTCGTCAACATCGAAGCGACCGTCGAATCCATCCAGCGCGCGCTCGAAGAAGCCGAGCTGATGGCCGACTGCAAGATCCGCAACGTGTACGCGGGGATCGCCGGCAGCCATATCCGCTCGTTCAACTCGAGCGGCATGGTCGCCATCAAGGACAAGGAAGTGACGGCCACGGACGTGGCGCGCGTGATCGAGACGGCGAAGGCCGTGAACATCCCGACCGACCAGCAGCTGCTGCACACGGTGCCGCAGGAATTCATCGTCGACAACCAGGAAGACGTGCGCGAGCCGATCGGCATGAGCGGCATCCGCCTCGAGGTGCGCGTGCACATCGTCACCGGTGCGGTGTCCGCGGTCCAGAATATTGTAAAGTGCGTGCGCCGCTGCGGCCTCGAGGTGTCGGACCTGATCCTGCAGCCGATGGCGTCGGCCGATTCCGTGCTGACGAACGACGAGAAGGAACTGGGCGTCGTGCTGATCGACATCGGCGGCGGCACCACCGACATCGCGGTCTTCAGCGATGGCGCGATCCGCCACACGGCCGTGATCCCCATCGCCGGCGACCAGATCACGAGCGACATCGCGATGGCGCTGCGCACGCCGACGGGCGAGGCGGAAGAGATCAAGATCCGCTACGGCGTGGCCAAGCAGGTGTTGGCCGATCCGGGCGAGTCGCTGGAAGTGCCGGGCCTCGGCGACCGCGGTCCGCGTGCGCTGTCGCGCCAGGCGCTGGCGGCCGTGATCGAGCCGCGCGTGGAAGAACTGTTCGCGATGGTGCACCAGGTCGTGCGCGAGTCCGGCTACGAAGGCGTGCTCTCGTCGGGCATCGTGCTGACGGGCGGCTCGTCGATCATGCCGGGCATGATCGAAATGGCGGAAGACATCTTCCTGAAACCGGCGCGCCTCGGCACGCCGGAATACCGGGGGCAACTGGCGGACGTCGTGCGCAGCCCGCGCTACGCGACGGTCCTCGGTCTGCTGCTGGAAGCGAAAAAACAGTACCTGCGCGGTCACATCGTCACGCGTCAGGATGGATCGGTGAAGGCAGTGTGGCAACGAATGAAAGAGTGGTTCCTCGGGAATTTCTGA